In Paramormyrops kingsleyae isolate MSU_618 chromosome 5, PKINGS_0.4, whole genome shotgun sequence, one DNA window encodes the following:
- the LOC111840959 gene encoding dnaJ homolog subfamily B member 1-like produces the protein MVKMGKDYYGVLGIHKGASDDEIKKAYRKQALRYHPDKNKSPGAEEKFKEVAEAYDVLSDPKKRDVYDRVGEEGLKGSPGGGGPNGTSFNYTFHGDPHAMFTEFFGGRNPFDHFFRNGGPDEDMDVDDPFASFGMGGFGRSFGSRSGGLEKKQDPPVVHELRVTLEEIFSGCTKKMKVSHRRLNPDGRTTRTEDKILTVEIKRGWKEGTKITFPKEGDETPTNIPADVVFVLKDKPHNVFRRDGSDIIYTAKISLRDALCGSTVKVPTLDGQTVTVTTQDVVRPGMRKPMSGEGLPLPKCPERRGDLVVEYEIKFPDQLNQSTRETLKRVLPA, from the exons ATGGTAAAAATGGGTAAGGATTACTACGGCGTACTGGGCATACACAAGGGTGCGTCCGACGACGAGATCAAGAAGGCATACCGAAAGCAGGCTTTGCGCTACCACCCGGACAAAAACAAGTCCCCGGGGGCTGAGGAGAAGTTTAAGGAGGTGGCCGAGGCCTACGACGTCCTGAGCGACCCCAAGAAGAGGGACGTGTACGACCGCGTCGGAGAAGAAG GACTTAAGGGAAGTCCCGGTGGTGGCGGTCCAAACGGGACCAGCTTCAACTACACTTTCCATGGCGACCCACACGCCATGTTCACAGAGTTCTTCGGGGGGCGTAACCCCTTCGATCACTTCTTCCGCAATGGGGGTCCAGATGAGGACATGGATGTGGACGACCCTTTCGCCAGCTTTGGCATGGGTGGGTTTGGGAGGTCTTTCGGCTCAAGGAGTGGGGGCCTGGAGAAGAAGCAGGATCCGCCGGTGGTGCATGAGCTCCGGGTGACCCTGGAGGAGATCTTCTCGGGCTGCACCAAGAAAATGAAGGTCTCCCATCGCCGGCTGAACCCAGATGGGCGCACCACACGGACAGAGGACAAGATCCTGACGGTGGAGATCAAGCGGGGCTGGAAAGAAGGTACAAAGATCACGTTCCCCAAGGAGGGTGATGAAACGCCCACCAACATCCCCGCTGATGTGGTGTTCGTGCTGAAGGACAAACCGCACAATGTGTTCCGCAGAGACGGCTCAGACATCATCTACACAGCCAAGATCTCCCTCAGAGAT GCGTTGTGTGGCAGCACAGTCAAGGTCCCCACACTGGATGGCCAGACGGTAACTGTGACAACCCAGGATGTGGTGCGCCCTGGGATGAGGAAGCCAATGAGCGGGGAGGGGCTGCCACTGCCCAAGTGCCCGGAGCGGCGAGGAGACCTCGTGGTGGAGTACGAGATCAAGTTCCCCGACCAGCTGAACCAAAGCACACGCGAGACACTGAAGCGGGTGCTTCCAGCCTGA
- the LOC140590813 gene encoding uncharacterized protein gives MRYLLAVVCLLRAWRDANSTEVTGYEGGGVSIRCNYSQKYKDNSKYLCKGGRMSCEDLIKTEKNNEWVTEGRFSLYDDPAVGFFTVNITGLQLTDTGTYQCAIDKSLWRDTYTEVSLNVLKGPDSTNTTKPTGTATTAIKGTATDRTIQPTVISTTPVISLAASVKPSGTTPRRTTSPETLLPITVGLTVVLLLLGLTLPIFYRQKRKKPAASKPLPDRTDTDTRHPDTIQCSSEYEEIKDQSDVVPSLYCTVDFPESASPMIVYSTVSPPKASCSDSISYSTVIFTENPACTNDSAINFTKDSEYATVNL, from the exons ATGAGGTACCTGCTTGCCGTCGTCTGCCTCCTGCGAG CTTGGCGTGATGCAAACTCCACTGAGGTGACAGGATATGAGGGAGGTGGAGTCAGCATCAGGTGTAACTACTCACAAAAATATAAGGACAACAGTAAATACCTGTGTAAAGGTGGCCGCATGTCATGTGAGGATCTCATTAAAACTGAGAAAAATAATGAGTGGGTGACAGAGGGGAGATTTTCACTGTATGACGACCCTGCAGTGGGATTCTTCACCGTGAACATCACTGGGTTACAGTTAACGGATACTGGGACATACCAGTGTGCAATAGATAAAAGCTTGTGGCGTGATACATACACTGAAGTTTCTCTGAATGTTCTGAAAG GGCCAGACTCCACAAACACCACAAAGCCAACAGGAacagcaacaacagcaataaaagGAACAGCAACAGACAGAACAATTCAACCAACGGTAATATCAACTACACCGGTGATTTCGTTGGCTGCATCAGTAAAGCCTTCTGGAACCACACCCCGAAGGACAACATCACCAG AAACGCTGCTGCCCATAACTGTGGGGCTGactgtggttctgctgctgcttggaCTCACTCTGCCGATCTTCTACAGACAGAAGAGAAAGAAACCAGCAG CATCTAAACCCCTCCCTGACCGGACAGATACTGACACCAGACACCCAGACACA ATACAGTGTAGCTCCGAATATGAGGAAATTAAAGACCAAAGTGATGTGGTTCCTTCCCTCTACTGCACAGTGGACTTCCCTGAAAGTGCTTCTCCCATGATTGTCTACTCCACTGTAAGCCCCCCCAAAGCCTCATGTTCAGATTCTATCAGCTATTCCACTGTCATCTTCACTGAGAATCCAGCCTGTACAAACGATTCAGCCATAAACTTCACGAAAGACTCTGAGTATGCCACCGTCAACCTCTAG